A stretch of Roseovarius sp. M141 DNA encodes these proteins:
- a CDS encoding formate dehydrogenase subunit gamma produces the protein MQYPTPAPTDFEIGALIDHHLHLEGPLLPILHAIQAAFGHVPSCAIPVIAKALNITKAEVHGVVSFYHDFRDAPAGRHVVKICRAEACQAMGANALAEGALAELDIEWHGTTANGAVTIEPVYCLGLCACGPAAMVDGKVVGRLNKARMSALLKEAGA, from the coding sequence ATGCAATACCCGACGCCAGCCCCGACAGATTTTGAGATCGGCGCATTGATCGATCATCATCTGCACCTCGAGGGACCACTACTGCCGATTCTGCACGCCATTCAGGCCGCATTCGGACATGTCCCGTCCTGCGCCATTCCCGTGATCGCGAAGGCCCTGAACATCACCAAGGCTGAAGTGCATGGCGTGGTGTCGTTTTACCATGATTTCCGCGATGCCCCCGCCGGGCGGCACGTGGTCAAGATCTGCCGCGCCGAGGCGTGTCAGGCGATGGGCGCAAACGCGCTGGCCGAGGGCGCCTTGGCCGAACTGGACATTGAATGGCACGGCACCACGGCCAACGGCGCGGTGACGATTGAACCCGTCTATTGCCTTGGCCTGTGTGCCTGCGGCCCGGCGGCGATGGTCGACGGCAAGGTGGTCGGCCGCCTGAACAAGGCGCGCATGTCCGCGCTGCTGAAGGAGGCAGGCGCATGA